From Mytilus edulis chromosome 9, xbMytEdul2.2, whole genome shotgun sequence, the proteins below share one genomic window:
- the LOC139490174 gene encoding angiopoietin-related protein 7-like, whose amino-acid sequence MTFLSPALIYTKSDKTHVSLSNHETTVQTGIKTTSDNLTSDKTTTTDMMYYKTTTDKTSYQTNNTTTYTKITDTKASTAAKTTDLTSYQTNNTPTYTKITDTKASTAAKTTDLTSYQTNNTTTYTKITDTKASTAAKTFDLTSYQTNNTTTYTKITDTKASTAAKTTDLTSYQTNNSTTYKKITDTKASTAAKTTDLTSYQTNNTTTYTKITATKASTAAKTTDLTSYQTNNTTTYIKITDTKASTAAKTSDVTSYETTKLKTTTVKATPVQTTNDILDCTGVASGSTGGVYTIYIENQPVDVYCEMTGGEQWTVIQKRLDGTTDFYRNWQEYKDGFGDVNLEYWLGNENLHKILSTKNYKLRIDLEDWNGETRYAEYDTFVVGNENTNYMLNISGYSGDAGDSLINPPGGSMFQINGMAFTTFDSDNDRHTSINVAEHKRSGWWFKWSTDANLNGKFYATEKSQSDAIYWESWHGDSLKSVSMKIKPN is encoded by the exons ATGTTAGTTTGAGTAACCATGAAACAACTGTTCAAACAGGCATCAAGACAACGAGTGATAATTTAACTAGTGACAAGACGACAACAACTGACATGATGTACTATAAAACTACAACTGACAAAACAAGCTACCAGACAAATAATACAACAACCTATACAAAAATAACAGACACAAAAGCCAGTACCGCAGCAAAGACAACTGACTTAACAAGCTACCAGACAAATAATACACCAACCTATACAAAAATAACAGACACAAAAGCCAGTACCGCAGCAAAGACAACTGACTTAACAAGCTACCAGACAAATAATACAACAACCTATACAAAAATAACAGACACAAAAGCCAGTACCGCAGCAAAGACATTTGACTTAACAAGCTACCAGACAAATAATACAACAACCTATACAAAAATAACAGACACAAAAGCCAGTACCGCAGCAAAGACAACTGACTTAACAAGCTACCAGACAAATAATTCAACAAcctataaaaaaataacagacacAAAAGCCAGTACCGCAGCAAAGACAACTGACTTAACAAGCTACCAGACAAATAATACAACAACCTATACAAAAATAACAGCCACAAAAGCCAGTACCGCAGCAAAGACAACTGACTTAACAAGCTACCAGACAAATAATACAACAACTTATATAAAAATAACAGACACAAAAGCCAGTACCGCAGCAAAGACAAGTGACGTAACAAGCTATGAAACAACAAAACTTAAGACAACAACTGTGAAAGCAACACCAGTTCAAACGACAAACGATATCCTTGATTGTACTGGAGTTGCAAGTGGCAGTACTGGTGGTGTATATACTATATACATTGAAAATCAACCTGTTGACGTTTACTGCGAAATGACAGGCGGCGAACAATGGACG GTGATACAAAAACGACTAGATGGTACAACAGATTTCTACCGAAATTGGCAGGAATACAAAGATGGATTCGGGGATGTGAATTTGGAATATTGGCTAG gaaacgAAAACTTGCATAAGATATTATCCACGAAAAATTATAAACTACGGATTGATTTAGAAGACTGGAACGGTGAAACACGGTATGCAGAATATGATACATTTGTTGTTGGAAATGAAAACACAAACTACATGCTGAACATTTCTGGCTACAGTGGAGATGCTG GTGATAGCTTGATAAATCCACCAGGTGGGTCAATGTTTCAGATTAATGGAATGGCGTTTACTACATTTGACAGTGACAATGACCGACATACTTCCATAAATGTTGCTGAACATAAACGTTCAGGCTGGTGGTTTAAATGGAGTACCGACGCCAACCTAAATGGAAAGTTTTACGCAACTGAAAAGTCACAAAGCGATGCAATTTATTGGGAATCTTGGCATGGGGATTCTCTAAAGAGCGTATCAATGAAAATAAAGCCAAACTGA